Proteins encoded together in one Coffea arabica cultivar ET-39 chromosome 2c, Coffea Arabica ET-39 HiFi, whole genome shotgun sequence window:
- the LOC113723840 gene encoding 7-deoxyloganetic acid glucosyltransferase-like: protein MDTKKERPSSCKKIYRLMIGGEQSNIRIACHKYQKHIFLYCIEILLTCMAQKPHVLIFPFPVQGHINCMLKLAELLCCRGLHVTFLNSHHIHERLLCCTDIHYHFSQYPSFHFETISDGLPADHPRTGDRVVELFHAVNATTKPQFRDILTGLQFHSPNGRPALTCIIADGIMSFTVDVAKELHIPTILFRTVSASCFWAFLCVPKLLEAGELPFNGENDMDKLLSSVPGLERFRMRDLPSFCRTSNLADPGFQVVISETLQNLKADGLLLNTFEDLEESALSHIRTHIPKLYTVGPLHAHLKAREASSPALQQPSSSSLWKEDRSCMAWLDRKPRNSVIYVSFGSMTVLTRNQLFEFWHGLVNSGKPFLWVIRPKSVNADGDIPAELLEGTRKRGYMVGWAPQQEVLAHPAVGGFLTHSGWNSTLESIYEGVPMICWPFYADQQVNSRLVGEVWKVGLDMKDTCERATVEKMIKDLMDVKRDEFMLCAKEKAKLARRSVEQAGSSHCNLDRLIDDINMMNRAK from the exons ATGGACACCAAGAAGGAAAGGCCCTCAAGCTGCAAAAAGATATATAGGCTAATGATCGGTGGGGAGCAGAGCAACATTAGAATTGCAT GTCACAAGTACCAGAAACACATTTTTCTATATTGCATTGAGATACTATTGACTTGTATGGCCCAGAAACCTCATGTACTTATTTTCCCCTTTCCTGTACAGGGTCATATCAATTGTATGCTGAAGCTTGCGGAGCTTCTGTGCTGCAGAGGCCTCCATGTTACCTTCCTTAACTCACATCACATCCATGAACGTCTTCTTTGCTGCACTGACATTCATTACCATTTCAGCCAATATCCTTCCTTCCATTTTGAAACCATCTCTGATGGGCTTCCGGCAGACCACCCTCGGACCGGCGATCGTGTTGTGGAGCTCTTTCATGCCGTAAATGCCACAACAAAACCTCAGTTTAGAGACATACTTACAGGTCTCCAATTCCATAGCCCTAATGGGAGACCTGCATTGACATGCATAATTGCAGACGGGATCATGTCTTTCACTGTTGACGTTGCCAAAGAACTCCATATTCCCACCATATTATTCCGAACTGTTAGTGCTAGCTGCTTCTGGGCTTTTCTGTGCGTTCCAAAGCTCCTTGAAGCTGGCGAACTTCCATTTAATG GTGAAAATGATATGGATAAATTGCTTTCCAGTGTGCCGGGACTGGAACGCTTCAGGATGCGTGATCTTCCAAGTTTCTGTCGCACGAGTAATCTAGCTGACCCTGGTTTCCAAGTGGTCATATCTGAAACTCTGCAAAACCTTAAAGCAGATGGACTCTTACTCAACACATTCGAAGACCTAGAAGAGTCCGCATTATCACATATACGCACTCACATTCCAAAACTATACACCGTAGGACCACTTCATGCACATCTAAAAGCCAGAGAAGCTTCCAGTCCCGCGCTGCAGCAACCATCTTCAAGCAGCCTTTGGAAAGAAGATAGAAGCTGCATGGCATGGCTTGATAGGAAACCCCGAAACTCTGTGATCTATGTAAGTTTCGGAAGCATGACAGTGCTAACAAGAAATCAGCTTTTCGAGTTTTGGCATGGACTGGTGAATAGTGGGAAACCTTTTTTGTGGGTTATCAGGCCAAAATCTGTGAATGCAGATGGAGATATTCCGGCAGAGCTTCTGGAGGGCACGAGGAAAAGAGGATACATGGTGGGATGGGCACCACAACAGGAAGTCCTGGCACATCCAGCTGTAGGTGGATTTTTGACTCACAGCGGCTGGAATTCTACATTGGAAAGTATATACGAAGGGGTGCCTATGATCTGCTGGCCTTTCTATGCTGACCAACAGGTGAATAGTAGGCTTGTTGGGGAGGTTTGGAAGGTGGGCTTGGACATGAAGGATACTTGTGAAAGAGCAACCGTTGAGAAGATGATAAAAGATCTGATGGATGTGAAAAGAGACGAGTTCATGTTATGTGCTAAAGAGAAGGCGAAATTGGCAAGAAGATCTGTGGAACAAGCAGGCTCATCCCACTGCAATTTGGATCGGCTGATTGATGATATAAATATGATGAACCGTGCCAAATGA
- the LOC113725721 gene encoding uncharacterized protein → MADAAARASDDQPNDNPILSFFSNFVKLLNLPPLPFLPPAPASKTKQPEEPANGAGPVAVADSAAETKPSVVKFGRPSEATLPSVKLEADEVEERNTNPVVLWQVYAIGGLLVLRWAWTRWNERKERKKPSDEDRPPAVE, encoded by the exons ATGGCGGATGCAGCAGCCAGAGCTTCCGACGACCAACCCAATGATAACCCAATTTTGAGTTTCTTCTCGAACTTTGTTAAACTCTTGAATTTGCCCCCCCTGCCTTTTCTTCCACCGGCTCCTGCTTCCAAAACCAAGCAACCGGAGGAACCCGCTAACGGAGCTGGCCCAGTTGCTGTCGCAGATTCTGCTGCGGAGACTAAGCCCTCTGTCGTCAAGTTTGGCCGGCCCTCCGAGGCCACCTTGCCTTCTGTAAAGCTCGAAGCCGACGAGGTTGAAGAACGCAATACTAACCCCGTCGTCCTTTGGCAG GTCTATGCAATTGGTGGTTTGTTGGTTTTGAGGTGGGCATGGACGAGATGGAATGAGcgtaaagaaagaaagaagccaTCTGATGAAGATCGCCCTCCAGCTGTTGAATAG
- the LOC113725722 gene encoding pyruvate kinase 1, cytosolic isoform X1, which translates to MHSTHLLLEEPIRMASILEPSKPNFFPAMTKIVGTLGPKSRTVEIISGCLKAGMSVARFDFSWGDTEFHQETLENLKVAIKSTKKLCAVMLDTVGPELQVVNKTEHPISLKAESRVTLTPDQDKEASSSLLPINFTGLPKAVKAGDTIFIGQYLFTGSETTSVWLEVTEVKGEDVVCLIKNSATLAGSLFTLHVSQIHIDLPTLTDKDKEVISTWGVRNNIDFLSLSYTRHAEDVRQAREFLSKLGDLSQTHIFAKIENVEGLTHFDEILQEADGIILSRGNLGIDLPPEKVFLFQKAAVYKCNMAGKPAVVTRVVDSMTDNLRPTRAEATDVANAVLDGSDAILLGAETLRGLYPVETISIVGKICAEAEKAYNQDLYFKKTVKYVGEPMTHLESIASSAVRAAIKVKASVIICFTSSGRAARLIAKYRPTMPVLSVVIPRLKTNQLRWTFSGAFEARQSLIVRGLFPILADPRHPAESTNGTNESVLKVALDHGKACGVIKPHDRVVVCQKVGDASVVKIIELED; encoded by the exons atgcatTCAACTCATTTGCTTCTGGAAGAGCCAATTCGGATGGCTTCAATTCTTGAGCCATCAAAACCT AATTTCTTTCCAGCAATGACGAAGATTGTTGGGACTCTGGGCCCCAAATCGCGTACTGTGGAGATCATTTCTGGCTGCCTCAAGGCCGGAATGTCTG TGGCACGATTCGATTTCTCGTGGGGTGATACTGAATTCCACCAGGAGACTTTGGAGAACTTGAAGGTGGCTATTAAGAGTACAAAGAAGCTCTGTGCG GTTATGCTAGATACCGTGGGTCCTGAGTTGCAAGTTGTGAACAAGACAGAGCATCCTATCTCACTCAAGGCTGAGTCCCGTGTAACACTAACCCCTGACCAAGACAAAGAGGCTTCTTCAAGTTTGCTCCCTATTAATTTCACTGGGTTACCAAAG GCAGTTAAAGCTGGAGATACTATTTTCATTGGTCAGTACTTATTCACTGGAAGTGAAACGACTTCAGTGTGGCTCGAG GTGACTGAGGTTAAAGGTGAGGATGTTGTATGTCTTATAAAGAACTCAGCTACATTGGCTGGCTCCTTGTTCACTTTACATGTCTCTCAAATTCACATCGATCTGCCAACCCTGACTGACAAGGATAAGGAG GTTATAAGCACCTGGGGTGTGCGAAACAACATAGACTTCCTTTCTCTGTCATACACACGGCATGCAGAAGATGTTCGACAG GCTCGTGAATTTCTCTCTAAACTGGGTGATCTCAGTCAGACCCATATTTTTGCAAAGATTGAAAATGTAGAG GGGTTAACTCACTTTGATGAGATCCTACAAGAAGCAGATGGCATCATCCTCTCTCGTGGAAATTTGGGAATAGATCTCCCCCCTGAGAAG GTATTTCTATTTCAAAAAGCTGCTGTTTACAAGTGCAATATGGCTGGGAAACCTGCTGTGGTTACACGTGTTGTAGATAGTATGACTGACAACTTAAGACCCACTCGTGCTGAGGCAACTGATGTGGCCAATGCTGTATTGGATG GTAGTGATGCAATTCTTCTAGGTGCAGAGACCCTACGTGGGTTATACCCTGTTGAGACTATTTCTATTGTTGGTAAAATTTGTGCTGAG GCTGAGAAAGCTTACAATCAAGATCTCTATTTCAAGAAAACTGTCAAGTATGTTGGAGAACCAATGACCCACTTGGAATCTATTGCTTCCTCTGCG GTTCGTGCTGCCATTAAGGTAAAAGCATCAGTTATCATTTGCTTCACTTCATCTGGAAGAGCTGCaag ATTGATTGCAAAATATAGGCCAACAATGCCTGTATTGTCAGTTGTTATTCCTCGGCTCAAGACGAATCAGCTCCGCTGGACATTTAGTGGTGCTTTTGAG GCGAGGCAATCTCTTATAGTCAGAGGCCTTTTCCCTATTCTTGCAGATCCACGACATCCA GCTGAGTCTACAAATGGGACCAACGAGTCGGTCTTGAAGGTGGCATTGGATCACGGGAAAGCCTGTGGTGTCATAAAACCGCATGATCGAGTTGTTGTTTGCCAAAAAGTGGGTGATGCATCTGTGGTCAAGATCATTGAGCTTGAGGATTGA
- the LOC113725722 gene encoding pyruvate kinase 1, cytosolic isoform X2 — protein sequence MHSTHLLLEEPIRMASILEPSKPNFFPAMTKIVGTLGPKSRTVEIISGCLKAGMSVARFDFSWGDTEFHQETLENLKVAIKSTKKLCAVMLDTVGPELQVVNKTEHPISLKAESRVTLTPDQDKEASSSLLPINFTGLPKAVKAGDTIFIGQYLFTGSETTSVWLEVTEVKGEDVVCLIKNSATLAGSLFTLHVSQIHIDLPTLTDKDKEVISTWGVRNNIDFLSLSYTRHAEDVRQAREFLSKLGDLSQTHIFAKIENVEGLTHFDEILQEADGIILSRGNLGIDLPPEKVFLFQKAAVYKCNMAGKPAVVTRVVDSMTDNLRPTRAEATDVANAVLDGSDAILLGAETLRGLYPVETISIVGKICAEAEKAYNQDLYFKKTVKYVGEPMTHLESIASSAVRAAIKVKASVIICFTSSGRAARLIAKYRPTMPVLSVVIPRLKTNQLRWTFSGAFEARQSLIVRGLFPILADPRHPS from the exons atgcatTCAACTCATTTGCTTCTGGAAGAGCCAATTCGGATGGCTTCAATTCTTGAGCCATCAAAACCT AATTTCTTTCCAGCAATGACGAAGATTGTTGGGACTCTGGGCCCCAAATCGCGTACTGTGGAGATCATTTCTGGCTGCCTCAAGGCCGGAATGTCTG TGGCACGATTCGATTTCTCGTGGGGTGATACTGAATTCCACCAGGAGACTTTGGAGAACTTGAAGGTGGCTATTAAGAGTACAAAGAAGCTCTGTGCG GTTATGCTAGATACCGTGGGTCCTGAGTTGCAAGTTGTGAACAAGACAGAGCATCCTATCTCACTCAAGGCTGAGTCCCGTGTAACACTAACCCCTGACCAAGACAAAGAGGCTTCTTCAAGTTTGCTCCCTATTAATTTCACTGGGTTACCAAAG GCAGTTAAAGCTGGAGATACTATTTTCATTGGTCAGTACTTATTCACTGGAAGTGAAACGACTTCAGTGTGGCTCGAG GTGACTGAGGTTAAAGGTGAGGATGTTGTATGTCTTATAAAGAACTCAGCTACATTGGCTGGCTCCTTGTTCACTTTACATGTCTCTCAAATTCACATCGATCTGCCAACCCTGACTGACAAGGATAAGGAG GTTATAAGCACCTGGGGTGTGCGAAACAACATAGACTTCCTTTCTCTGTCATACACACGGCATGCAGAAGATGTTCGACAG GCTCGTGAATTTCTCTCTAAACTGGGTGATCTCAGTCAGACCCATATTTTTGCAAAGATTGAAAATGTAGAG GGGTTAACTCACTTTGATGAGATCCTACAAGAAGCAGATGGCATCATCCTCTCTCGTGGAAATTTGGGAATAGATCTCCCCCCTGAGAAG GTATTTCTATTTCAAAAAGCTGCTGTTTACAAGTGCAATATGGCTGGGAAACCTGCTGTGGTTACACGTGTTGTAGATAGTATGACTGACAACTTAAGACCCACTCGTGCTGAGGCAACTGATGTGGCCAATGCTGTATTGGATG GTAGTGATGCAATTCTTCTAGGTGCAGAGACCCTACGTGGGTTATACCCTGTTGAGACTATTTCTATTGTTGGTAAAATTTGTGCTGAG GCTGAGAAAGCTTACAATCAAGATCTCTATTTCAAGAAAACTGTCAAGTATGTTGGAGAACCAATGACCCACTTGGAATCTATTGCTTCCTCTGCG GTTCGTGCTGCCATTAAGGTAAAAGCATCAGTTATCATTTGCTTCACTTCATCTGGAAGAGCTGCaag ATTGATTGCAAAATATAGGCCAACAATGCCTGTATTGTCAGTTGTTATTCCTCGGCTCAAGACGAATCAGCTCCGCTGGACATTTAGTGGTGCTTTTGAG GCGAGGCAATCTCTTATAGTCAGAGGCCTTTTCCCTATTCTTGCAGATCCACGACATCCA TCGTAA
- the LOC113725723 gene encoding mRNA cap guanine-N(7) methyltransferase 2 isoform X2, translating to MLAGSYPSQRILSESTHHRLIEVVKTALIKIFVSPYATVCELYCGKVADEDKWDDAQIGHYIGIDVGTSGVGEVREAWESQRKSYTSDFFELEPCTEDISLHLQDKEIQADVICCLHHLQLCFETEDKAKRLLHNVSSLLKPGGYFFGITPDSSTIWAKYQKNVEAYHNKSSGMKPNIVPNCIRSESYMITFEVEEEKFPFFGKKYQLKFANEISAETHCLVHFPSLIRLAREAGLEYVEIQNLTDFYDDNRAQFAGMLQDSGHNFVDPRGRLLPRSYDVLGLFTTFIFQKPDPDIGPPLMTPVLEDGSHNNDEANWLGNGWGDDDKSVQTETSQGLGKITEQKGILGPGPAELRFAEAI from the exons ATGCTGGCGGGTTCGTACCCGAGTCAAAGGATACTATCAGAGTCGACCCACCACAGACTCATCGAAGTCGTGAAAACAGCTCTCATCAAAATATTCGTGTCGCCATATGCAACTGTGTGTGAATTGTATTGTGGGAAAGTAGCGGATGAAGACAAGTGGGACGATGCTCAAATTGGTCACTACATCGGCATTG ATGTGGGCACGTCGGGCGTGGGAGAAGTAAGAGAAGCTTGGGAGAGTCAGCGCAAGTCTTACACTTCTGACTTCTTTGAGCTCGAGCCCTGCACT GAAGATATAAGCTTGCATCTGCAGGACAAAGAGATTCAGGCTGATGTCATTTGCTGCTTGCACCATTTGCAG CTTTGCTTTGAGACAGAGGACAAAGCGAAGAGACTGTTGCATAATGTTTCATCTTTGCTGAAACCAGGAGGTTATTTTTTCGGTATTACTCCTGACTCATCTACTATATG GGCAAAGTACCAGAAAAATGTAGAAGCATACCACAACAAGAGCAGTGGAATGAAGCCCAACATTGTCCCTAACTGTATCAGATCAGAAAGCTATATGATCACTTTTGAAGTCGAGGAAGAGAa GTTCCCATTCTTTGGAAAAAAGTACCAGTTGAAGtttgcaaatgaaatttctgCTGAAACCCATTGCCTGGTTCATTTTCCAAGCTTGATTAG GTTGGCTAGAGAGGCTGGTCTTGAGTATGTGGAGATTCAAAACTTGACTGATTTTTATGATGATAACCG TGCCCAATTTGCAGGCATGCTGCAAGACTCAGGTCATAATTTTGTTGATCCCCGGGGAAGACTTCTTCCCAGATCATATGATGTTTTAG GTCTATTCACCACTTTCATATTTCAAAAGCCTGATCCTGATATTGGTCCCCCTCTTATGACCCCTGTATTGGAAGATGGGAGTCACAATAATGATGAGGCAA ATTGGCTTGGAAATGGTTGGGGAGACGATGACAAGAGTGTGCAGACTGAAACCTCCCAGGGATTAGGCAAGATAACTGAGCAGAAAGGAATTCTAGGTCCTGGTCCAGCAGAGTTGCGCTTTGCTGAAGCCATTTGA
- the LOC113725723 gene encoding mRNA cap guanine-N(7) methyltransferase 2 isoform X1 translates to MLAGSYPSQRILSESTHHRLIEVVKTALIKIFVSPYATVCELYCGKVADEDKWDDAQIGHYIGIDVGTSGVGEVREAWESQRKSYTSDFFELEPCTEDISLHLQDKEIQADVICCLHHLQLCFETEDKAKRLLHNVSSLLKPGGYFFGITPDSSTIWAKYQKNVEAYHNKSSGMKPNIVPNCIRSESYMITFEVEEEKFPFFGKKYQLKFANEISAETHCLVHFPSLIRLAREAGLEYVEIQNLTDFYDDNRAQFAGMLQDSGHNFVDPRGRLLPRSYDVLGLFTTFIFQKPDPDIGPPLMTPVLEDGSHNNDEGDWLGNGWGDDDKSVQTETSQGLGKITEQKGILGPGPAELRFAEAI, encoded by the exons ATGCTGGCGGGTTCGTACCCGAGTCAAAGGATACTATCAGAGTCGACCCACCACAGACTCATCGAAGTCGTGAAAACAGCTCTCATCAAAATATTCGTGTCGCCATATGCAACTGTGTGTGAATTGTATTGTGGGAAAGTAGCGGATGAAGACAAGTGGGACGATGCTCAAATTGGTCACTACATCGGCATTG ATGTGGGCACGTCGGGCGTGGGAGAAGTAAGAGAAGCTTGGGAGAGTCAGCGCAAGTCTTACACTTCTGACTTCTTTGAGCTCGAGCCCTGCACT GAAGATATAAGCTTGCATCTGCAGGACAAAGAGATTCAGGCTGATGTCATTTGCTGCTTGCACCATTTGCAG CTTTGCTTTGAGACAGAGGACAAAGCGAAGAGACTGTTGCATAATGTTTCATCTTTGCTGAAACCAGGAGGTTATTTTTTCGGTATTACTCCTGACTCATCTACTATATG GGCAAAGTACCAGAAAAATGTAGAAGCATACCACAACAAGAGCAGTGGAATGAAGCCCAACATTGTCCCTAACTGTATCAGATCAGAAAGCTATATGATCACTTTTGAAGTCGAGGAAGAGAa GTTCCCATTCTTTGGAAAAAAGTACCAGTTGAAGtttgcaaatgaaatttctgCTGAAACCCATTGCCTGGTTCATTTTCCAAGCTTGATTAG GTTGGCTAGAGAGGCTGGTCTTGAGTATGTGGAGATTCAAAACTTGACTGATTTTTATGATGATAACCG TGCCCAATTTGCAGGCATGCTGCAAGACTCAGGTCATAATTTTGTTGATCCCCGGGGAAGACTTCTTCCCAGATCATATGATGTTTTAG GTCTATTCACCACTTTCATATTTCAAAAGCCTGATCCTGATATTGGTCCCCCTCTTATGACCCCTGTATTGGAAGATGGGAGTCACAATAATGATGAG GGAGATTGGCTTGGAAATGGTTGGGGAGACGATGACAAGAGTGTGCAGACTGAAACCTCCCAGGGATTAGGCAAGATAACTGAGCAGAAAGGAATTCTAGGTCCTGGTCCAGCAGAGTTGCGCTTTGCTGAAGCCATTTGA
- the LOC113725723 gene encoding mRNA cap guanine-N(7) methyltransferase 2 isoform X3, with translation MLAGSYPSQRILSESTHHRLIEVVKTALIKIFVSPYATVCELYCGKVADEDKWDDAQIGHYIGIDVGTSGVGEVREAWESQRKSYTSDFFELEPCTEDISLHLQDKEIQADVICCLHHLQLCFETEDKAKRLLHNVSSLLKPGGYFFGITPDSSTIWAKYQKNVEAYHNKSSGMKPNIVPNCIRSESYMITFEVEEEKFPFFGKKYQLKFANEISAETHCLVHFPSLIRLAREAGLEYVEIQNLTDFYDDNRRKWNGIFL, from the exons ATGCTGGCGGGTTCGTACCCGAGTCAAAGGATACTATCAGAGTCGACCCACCACAGACTCATCGAAGTCGTGAAAACAGCTCTCATCAAAATATTCGTGTCGCCATATGCAACTGTGTGTGAATTGTATTGTGGGAAAGTAGCGGATGAAGACAAGTGGGACGATGCTCAAATTGGTCACTACATCGGCATTG ATGTGGGCACGTCGGGCGTGGGAGAAGTAAGAGAAGCTTGGGAGAGTCAGCGCAAGTCTTACACTTCTGACTTCTTTGAGCTCGAGCCCTGCACT GAAGATATAAGCTTGCATCTGCAGGACAAAGAGATTCAGGCTGATGTCATTTGCTGCTTGCACCATTTGCAG CTTTGCTTTGAGACAGAGGACAAAGCGAAGAGACTGTTGCATAATGTTTCATCTTTGCTGAAACCAGGAGGTTATTTTTTCGGTATTACTCCTGACTCATCTACTATATG GGCAAAGTACCAGAAAAATGTAGAAGCATACCACAACAAGAGCAGTGGAATGAAGCCCAACATTGTCCCTAACTGTATCAGATCAGAAAGCTATATGATCACTTTTGAAGTCGAGGAAGAGAa GTTCCCATTCTTTGGAAAAAAGTACCAGTTGAAGtttgcaaatgaaatttctgCTGAAACCCATTGCCTGGTTCATTTTCCAAGCTTGATTAG GTTGGCTAGAGAGGCTGGTCTTGAGTATGTGGAGATTCAAAACTTGACTGATTTTTATGATGATAACCG GAGGAAATGGAATGGGATTTTTTTATAG